Genomic window (Helianthus annuus cultivar XRQ/B chromosome 3, HanXRQr2.0-SUNRISE, whole genome shotgun sequence):
actccacctttccgaaaccaaaatcccaataactctcaacgaacaccccaacaacaaaccCTTCACCGACAAGCCTCGTTAcccatcaaccttgatgatcggaatgtcaattccgacCGTAGAGGTAATCgagatcgcggcaatcccgcgaaTGAAGACCCATTTTTTAACATCGACGACTTGAgaaatgcaatccccgatgatgagCCTTATAGTGTGCCCAGTTATCAATTGCCGGAACATGTAAGCATTCACACAGAAAATTCGGATGATGGGGGTTACTATGATGATCGAGTGGATGACGATGAAGATTAGGGATGCATTAATAGAGGCAATGTCTACAATGCAAGAGAGTTCGAAGATGAAGAGTTTGGCTACCAAAATGCCAATTACGTTGGGGAGGATGATTATGGTTACGGGAATAGAAGGAATGATGGTTACGAAAATAACCGCCAACCATGAAACAACcaccaacggaaccggaatgatgggttttacaacaacaacaatgctaaccctaaccggattcctcgtttcgtgggaggtggtCATCAAGGGGGTAACCGAGGTGGAAATCGGAGAGACGATAGAAGAGATGCTGGAAGGGGTGAGAGAAGGGATGAGAGAACGAGATGAAAGAAGAAATGATCGAAGAGATGATAGAAGGGATAACCGGAGAATGGATGATCAAGAAGCTAACGGTCCCtatcgtcgtcaacaacctccacggggagtgaatGATCGTTTTAGGCCGGTGGTCACCGAAAATGATTCACCAATCGTTTGTGAGAGGAGGATGTTTGATTAtaaaccacattacatcaacatacttcctcatttTAATGGAAGGTCTAACGACGAACCGTACACACATTTGGCGGAGTTTTCTTCCATTTGCAACACTATTGGGGGGCATAACTTCGCACTAGAGGAGGTCAAACTTCGCTTGTTCCAATTTTCATTGAAAGACAAAGCGAAGCAATGGTTCCttacacttccggccaatagCATTCGCACATGGGGAGAAATGCAACAAGCTTTTCTGGATGAGTATTATTCAATGGAAAAGACCGACGATGCTCgtgatgaaattaggtcttttcGCCAATTTTCGGGCAAACCGTTGCATGAAGCCTTCACAAGATTTAGGGAGTTGATGCGAAAGTGCCCACATCATCAAATAGAAAAGTGGGAATTGGTCAAATGCTTTGTACGGGGTTTGGACGACAACACATGGAACCGACTTGAATCAACGAGCAATGGGACCCTTCTAAGCAaccatgaagatgatgattgggagtttttggagcgGATGAGCAAACGGtcaaaggaaaaggaatcggCCGACCGAGCCAAAAAGCACCCTACCTCAAGGTCATGGCCCGATCGTGATGCAAGTTCTAAGGATCGGATTGATACGTTGGAGCGGGAATTGGCccgcatgaagaagaaggaagtggGTGCGGTACAATATAGCGTATGTGAAGAATGTGGTGACATCGGTCACCGGACCGAGAATTGTCAAGCCACCGTGGAGGTGAATCAAGTGTGTGGGGACCGAAGGCAATATGATATGAACTCTAAcgcttaccaccccgggttgaggaaccatcCTAACTTTAGGTATGGTAATGCCTCTAACCAAATGAATCCGAATTTCCAATCTGGAAATCAAGGCGGGTATTCGCACCAAACTCGCCAAAGAGGTTACAACCAAGATGGTCACGGGTTGACGAATAATCAAGGAGGTGGTGGTGATTTGAATGCAAAGATGGATGCAATGCTTTCGAT
Coding sequences:
- the LOC110931227 gene encoding uncharacterized protein LOC110931227 — its product is MLEGVREGMRERDERRNDRRDDRRDNRRMDDQEANGPYRRQQPPRGVNDRFRPVVTENDSPIVCERRMFDYKPHYINILPHFNGRSNDEPYTHLAEFSSICNTIGGHNFALEEVKLRLFQFSLKDKAKQWFLTLPANSIRTWGEMQQAFLDEYYSMEKTDDARDEIRSFRQFSGKPLHEAFTRFRELMRKCPHHQIEKWELVKCFVRGLDDNTWNRLESTSNGTLLSNHEDDDWEFLERMSKRSKEKESADRAKKHPTSRSWPDRDASSKDRIDTLERELARMKKKEVGAVQYSVCEECGDIGHRTENCQATVEVNQVCGDRRQYDMNSNAYHPGLRNHPNFRYGNASNQMNPNFQSGNQGGYSHQTRQRGYNQDGHGLTNNQGGGGDLNAKMDAMLSMMQESKKENEIRDKSHEALAKQVGQLAEEMAQMRGSMGKLPSDTTVNPKHQSSNTGNVRNVHISAVSLLSNDEVCSGVESIPPQCVDGIVGNTRDELEIDERYPPKDERWENFKQAKITLPLLDDIKKVPAHVECLKELSIEKRHNKLPEPVDLISHVSAVLSSAIPQKAQDPGDPLIPIQIGTFKIERALLDLGACVSILPGSLYDQYDFGPLKKFDTPVVLADQTPTHPRGMVEDVIVKVDDCYYPVDFLVVDYVGFVEDTQQVVILGRPFLATANAIINCATGTVSMKFGDRELNLNVFPNFTNPLGEDKCPKKDMNPNKKVCAMVGRFEETRKKTVKKKKAKKSPLEKKKEDEVRKFGPFGNKWYESPVGDFEEFVGSKHAIRPP